The DNA sequence TGTCGATGCATCACAACAAATCAGAATATCGTGTAACAGAATCTTACTATGAATTCTAGTCTTACGGTCTATCGAGTCGGCAAAAACCTCTCCATAGATCATCCAGTAGGGCATATAGAAAATGTTCCGAGCCAGGCGCCACGTCGGCTCCTCGTCGGGGTGCAGAATGGCTTGGCGGGCCACCCCAAAGCTCATGAGCACCACCAGCATGATGACCACAAAGTACATCATATCGATCATCTGAAGGAAACACAAAATGCACGGCGCTCACTCGTGGCGGCTGCGCCTTCATGGCGTTCTTGAGTCCATACCATCTTTCCGATCATCATCACGTAGGGCCCCAGGTATTTGTTGACGCCAAAGATGTCCAGGACGCGGATGTACCAGAAGATGATGTCTATGCAGTATATGACTCTCCCGTAGCCCATGTAAGGCTCTTGCTGCAGCCTCAACATGAGTCCCAGGAGGAAGGTGGAGATGGCCACCAAGTCCGTGATGTTCCAGTACTCCTCCAGCCACACGCTGATCTTCTGTTTCAGCTTGCCAGGCTCTGACATTAAGATCTTTAGACAGAATGATATCAATGAGCCGCCTCAGTTTCGTAATTTTGAAGTTAAGGGCAGAAATGAAGAGAGACAATGCACATCTTTCACATGACGTCGACTAGACTTGTCAAGGTTAAGTTCCACTTTTGACCTGTAGGAGGCAGGCATTCCACATTCACGATTCAAAAACATTCCCCAAAGTGGGCATCTGCATGTCCCAATCAATGAATTGTATTTATCATGCATCCATGAAATATTGGATCGATTGGATGCAAGTTTGGACTCATAAGACCACCGTTGTACACAGCCTATTTTTGTCTCTCTCAAATtccagtaagattttttttggggggcgggggggggggggcaacttagATACTGTACTATCAAAAATGATTTGATCCAATACGAATAGCCAATTCCATCCAAGTAAAAACTGCGTATATTTGTCAGAATTGCCAAATTTGAGGAATatatgagtttgtttttttttttttttttttaaagaacaataTCCAGAAATAATCAATGCTAAATAACCAAGTTATAAATTCCCCACTTTCTTGCTTCCAGTccataaaaaattaaaacacactCCTGGAAAATTAAAACCCTCTACCCCAAACCATCAATAAAAAAATGGTGTCCACTTATTCTGTTGTGATCCGTGGctcaaatattttaattaagaCATTGTGGAAGATCCCACCGGAGTCATTTGGACTCAATCGACTTTACCTGTCTGACTTTTTCACTGCCGAGGGTAAGGATGTAAGCAATGACGGTCCATTCTTGTAGGGATGGCCATCGTTCCATCTTCACCAGGATGATGTAATTGTATAACATCAGGTAGCCCAAATAACATATCTGTGCACACAGGAACATTTCACCAAactcttatttttattatttacctCATCGACAAATTCCCTGGCCCTTCCCACCAGTTTAAAAACCAAGCATGGCCTTTTCAGTACAAAAGTACGCCCACCACTGCCGTAAGGCGTACTTTTTTCCAGCATTGTTTCGAATGAAAGCATCAAGAGGACACAAGTCCTTTCTGTATCCCCAAAATGACATTTACAAATGTTTCGGATTAAAACTTACTGTGTTGAACCAGAATTTAGTAAAGGGTGCATCATAAAACTCAAATAATCTTTTGCCAATGGGGATTTTGCGGACATTGGCGCTGCCTTCCTCTTCATCCCCTTTCCGGGAAGTGGCATCATTGGGGTCCtagtacacacaaaaaaaattgacattttactTAATGAGAGaatgggggggtgcggggggggtgtTACAATTTCACTGCTATTTCTGCCCattaaagtaccgtattttccgcattataagacgcaccgaaaagcattcaattttctcaaaagccaacagtgtgtGCCTTATAtttcgatgcgccttatatgtgGAACAGTATTCCGATTTCTTgggcgtagtattttaaatgcttgttacagctgcagtggttgtgaaagctctatgtcaataaagctgtattgcattgtattccctttagcatagctccatctagtggatgcataacgcaaccacagccactattgtggcttctattctatgcaccttataatgggTTGCGTCCTATATATTAGATAATgtggaaaatacgatacaatcGAAGCTCCCACTAAATGTGAAATGATGCtccccgcccttttttttttcaaatgatagtTAAATCTCTTCCGACAGAAGAAATCGAAGTCATGGTGAAATAATATGCCAAAGGGGAACTGAACAAATTgatacaagaaaaagaaaataatacaacGAACGAGAACAAAATACACAATCTGTGAAAAGGTTAATTAAAACAGACAAAGTGTGTTTGCCTATACCCGGTGACTTAATAATTAAGTGTTATTTGAATGGATAATCAATGGGTAAAAGCCAATGTAAGACACAATGTAAAATAATGTGATTGTCTGTTACATCCATTTAAGTTTATGTACAGTGTCAGACAGCAGAAAGCATGAGAAGGCAATGGTTTGGACCTTGCTGGATTTTGTGTCGTCGTCTTTATCTTTTCCCTCGTCTTTGGCTCCAGATGTAGCGTAGGACGCATCATCCGCGAGACGGAAATCCAGCAGAAGAATCAGTGGAGGAAAGATGATGCCCAAAATAACCTATTGATGAAATAAACATCAGGTGATATGAGAGTTTGCGATAACCGCATGCCTTTTTGTGCCAAGGTGTTGCCGCGGAAGGACCTTGAGGCCTGGGTTCTTGCCGATCCTCAGGCAGCCCATCCACATGTCTGTGAGCAACATCTGACTGCACGTGTGGGCGATGAAATCTCGCTGCTTGGCGGCCACGGCCAACTTCAGGCAGGTGGAGTTGCTCCAGTTCACCAGCTCGTAGGTCAACAGCTTCATGGCCACCTGCTCGTCGTGCTTGTACGACTGGTCCAGCAGTTCGTAGGCCAGCTGGCCAAATTCTCTACACGAAAGGACGGGCATGATCAACATCTGAGGGAAATTCATCACTCTTTTCCCTTATTTCCGAATCGGAGTGGCCCTTCGGTGTCAGCCCAGCAaaggatgttttgttttcaccacGAAGGATTGTGTTCCGGCCTCTTGTTGGTTCATACGTGTCCTGACGTAGATTTGAAACCCCAAGCGTTCTGTGATATTGAATCCCCCccaacaaaagcattttttgagGCATGACGGTAAAAAATTCACTCAACCGGGGAGtgatcttgacttttttttatggtgtTTGGATAACAAATCCTCAAATGGGTCATTTTCACATGGCCGCTGCTGAATTGGATTTCGTTTGAAAACATGGCCGTGCGACTTCACATCGGTTTAGTTCGGGAGAGTCACGTACATTTTATGCCTGTGGGTATTTGTTGTATTGTGTGTAGCtgtaccatttgtgttcaaatatttgttgcCTGAAGTGTGAATCAAACATTGCTTACAACTACCGGAACGGTCATGCTAGCTTCATTAGCCTGTCTCTGGCATTTTGCgtgttgtgttagcattaagctagcagacttttgtAAATGCTGCGCTataatttaaaatatgtatcattcaatgttttatgtttaaaCTTCTACTGGTggtagcaaattaaaaaaaaaaacagcttcaaTCATGCACTTGGTCTACAACCTTCCTTTCAATTGAGCCTTTTGCACCACCATCCCGAGCTATTAAAAGAGTTCATCAGCGAATAGCCGAGGAGAGGTTGAAGGTTccacatatttttcttttttaaaccaaaacaaaacaacaaaattcatGAATCGCGAACCAAGAGGTTGCGGTTCACTGCGTTTCACCACAAATCCAATTTGAAGAAATAtgagattaaaaacaaatgcagacACTAACTTTGAGTTGTTCTCCAGGTCTTGGGAGATGTCGTCCACAAGCTCGCTCTCGGAGCACTCGTGGGCCATGGCCTTGAATAGTTTACAGGCCACCAGTGCCTTGGCCATGGCCTCCTCTCCACGCTGCCAAAGGAAGAGCGACATCTTCTGCCGCTTCATCAGCACCGCCCACAGCATCAACTCGTGGAAGGGATACTTGAAACGAGACACCTCCGGGTCATCCACATCAATGTCCACCTCttcctcctttttctttttcgccTTTTTCTTGCCTTTTGGTCGAGGTTCGTCATCCTACCAAACAGCAaaatgaagttgttttttttttcttacatcatCCGTGTTGTTTTGCTGCAGACAAGAGGCCTCACCTCCATTCCGAGAAGCTTGAGAGCTTTGGGCTGAGAATACAGGTCAACACATGGCCATTAGTATGAAGCAGACAAATGATTCAAAACATCAAAtacgcttttttttcttatttattatgCCCATGCGCACCCGTTTAAGTCCATACAGAGTATTGTAGAGGTTGCGGAAAGCCTTCCTGGTGTAATTACTCCTGTAAGCTCCACCCATGAGGTACTCCAGCACCAAGCCGATGTCAATCAAGGTGATCTGGTAATCTGGGGGAAGGTTTCCCTGCAGAGAAATTcaacaagagcagagaaaataaCACAACGtttaaacacacccacacacacacacaggtagggcagagccggaatcaaaccctacgcctctgcactgtgaggcggacatggcAACCATtcgtccaccgtgccgcccagaAATAACTTTATAGGATAAAAACATTCAGCAAAGTGGTTATTTACCTTTTTGACATCCCTAACTACAGCATGGAGAGTATTAGCAGGGCCCAGTTtctaaaaagagagaaaaaaatgtcaaatttagcCACAGGTTTATTTATTAGGCTACACCACCTTCTCATTCTATCTCATGCAAACGATGACCATAATTACAATCATGTATCAGGTCTTGTAATGCTGTTACcagtgaatgaattaaaaagaaaaaaaacaacaaatataagTTTTCCTTTAATATATACCCACCGTGTTGTACAACTCCTCCAGTCTTGGAATAGTGAGGAAGTGGTGAATATTGACCCCGTTCTCCAGAAGCAGCTTGACAAAGTCCACTCGGTCCAACACCAGAGCGTCCATCATAGCCTGTTCCAGGGAATTTAcctgacatttaaaataaaaaataagatagtgttgttcatttttacaaatgtaaCAATCCGAGGTGACGATTTTTTAAAAGAAGTCCAGTTTTACCCAACGAATGAGCTCCAACTTCCGTGGATCGGTTTCCTCTGGAGGTTCGGGTTTGGCTTTTCCTTTGCCCTTTCCTTTCTTGCCCCTGTTTTTGTTGCGGGGGGCACTGACTGGACTCTTCTGCTTCTCCTGGCTCAGGGCCAAAGCGGTGGTCGTGCTCGCGATGGCCCCGGCAGGCTAACCAGACAAGAAAGACAAAGAGGCGGGAACAAGCTAGTTGGCAACAGTTGCTATGAAGACGGCACAGCATTATACTGATcattgtttctaatattttggatCTCCCCAATGTCGATTGACATTTGTCAATGCCCACGAATGCTCTTCCTCATACGGTTTTAGAGGCACCATGTGTTAAAAGTCTGAATTTATcgtaacagcaaaaaaaaaaaaaaaaaaaaaccaaacaaacacacacataaaatataaacaataaaatacaaaattaaaaatagaaatacagtTTTTATTGACACAGTTTGGGACTGTAACAATATGGCTGCTAAATagtgtgtgttttataaaaaaataaaataaaaagcctcatctcacccctcgggtggtgtccgtccctcatttagctcgggtcctctaccagaggccaggaagcttgagggttctgcgcagtatccttgctgttcccagcactgcacatttctggactgagacgtccgacgttgttcccgggatctgttgcaaccactcatctagtttgggagtcactgccccgagtgctctgaccaccacaggcacgactgtcacctttaccttccaggctctttcCAGctcctctgagcccttggtatttctcgagtttctcgtgttccttctttctgatgtttccatcacttgggaccgccacatccactacaacggctttcctctgccctttatctatgatcacgatatgtggttggttcgccattaccatcttgtcagtctggatctggaagtcccacaggatcttcgctttgtcattctccaccaccttcggaggtgtttcccattttgaccttggggtttccagtccatactccgcacagatgtttcggtagactatgccagccacctggttatggcgttccatgtaggcattccctgccagcatcttacaccctgcagttatgtgttggatcgtctcaggtgcctctttgcacaacctacaccttgggtcttgtctggtgtggtatatctgggcctcaatggctctggtgctcagggcctgctcctgagcagccaggatgagtgcctctgtgctgtccttcaggtcagttatatatatatatatatatatatatatatatatatatattttatatatatttacattaacatacacacacatacatatatatatatatacatatatatacactttCTGTATGCATGTATACAAATATTTGTAGTGtagatttatatattatatatacgagtgtgtgatgtaaaaaaaaacatacgcatATTGATAGATTTCTCTCTTCTCTGTGTGTCCCACATTTGTCATCGCTCAACAATCCAATGCTTTAGTGTGATATGATTTGACACTTATTGAGAGCTGCACACCACTTACAGGTAAATTATGTCCGTAGACAAAGATGTGATTGCGAGCAATGTCCACTCGGTTCCAGGCCAGAGCCAAACTGAGCTGGTCAGCTGCTGAAGCGTTCGTGCCTGAtgagacacaaacaaaaagggTACAGACGCGAGAAAAGGGTAAGTCAACGTGTGGCGCGCTGCCGCCAAGACTCTCTGCATTGAGATTTGGGTCATGATAGTACCTTTTAACAAGGCTGTAAGAATGGCCATTTCTATATCTTGCTGACCCTCAGAACCCATTCGAAAAACTGTGATCTATTTGTGAGGAGGAAGCAAAGacaatttgaaaagaagaaaaaaaaaagatggccgcTGAGTGAGATGTGGGACGGAATGACTTGAAAGAATGGAATTGGGGTTGCAAAGCGGTGGAACGTTTACATAATTTTTCAATCGGCAATTCCAGTACAGTTTTAACACACTTCACCGCCCAGAATCATGAAGACAACCTCAATCTGTTCAACATCTTCAATGAAACAGGAAGTAGTCTGCTAAAAATTTACAGATGGACAAACTCCAACATGAACAcaacatcaaatatttttcaccgTTCTGAAGCTCTACTGAGCGACCTCTGAATTAAGAGGGTATCAGAACAAAATTGTCTACATAATTTTTGGTGGATGTTGCAACCCTAAACAGGAATGTGTCGTGATCATGTATGACCACTCACTGGCCAcacatgtcaaaatgtgaatttggGAATGATGGCATTAGGATGACAAAATTGTTGAGATCTGTAAAGAGGTGGCTATTGTTGCAATTTCTTTTAATGCAAATTTGGGGAATACTGTATTACAGAGTGTCCCATcactgaaagtttttttttgccacctgttcACTAGGGATGCAATTAGGATGAAGAGATTGTCACACTGTCCGGCTCACATGACAATGtataataacccccccccccccccccaaaaaaaaacaagcacacactGTGTGTGGTGAAGTTGATTtagggattaaaaaaagtcagattAATTTGCTTATGTGGATGTGCGAGGGCACTTGGTAGTCTATTACATGTGTCAGAGGATGGAGGCTCTCGAGTGACAGTGTGATAGCACTCTGGGCTGAGAGGAACCCGATTGAGGATTATGGAGATGGATCTTCCATCTGTGCCCAGATGAGGCAAGAGCCAGCGCAAGCAAAGTACTCGTGCGCTCGGATCTTTCCCATCCAGATGTATTGGAGGGCGCAGATTAAACTAATCACCGTCACTTGATGCCTCTTCATTGATTCCACAAGCGGACACTTTGGACCAACACTTTTAGGATTAAAGTGCTTTCTCTTTGCACTTTGCGCACAACTTGACAGTGCGCTGTCACAAAGGGGTCGCCACTTTGCAACCTTTGGCGCGAGGTATGAGGACGATGTGGATTATTCCACACGCTGGGAATGAGAACGGCAAAGGAGGAGAAATGACAAGCAGGTGGTGGGGATTATATCGATTCAATATGTTAATTGCAAAAAAACGCACATGAGCGGATGAATGAGCATGGAGACCAAAAGCTTGACATACATGTTTATTGAGGCCCACATCAATTTCAAATGTTGTACAAACGACATCCTGGTAgccgtttttcctttttttaattcccttACTCACCAGTTCCCTCTTCTTCATGCACTCCATCACCATGAGAAGGATCTGCTGCGACTGGCTCTTGCTGTAGTTGAACGTCTTCTGAATGGTCACCAGGAGTTGGTCTCGCACGTCGTCGTTGACGagcctggaggaggaggaggaggaggaggaggagatgccaCTTGGAGGCGTATGCGTGATCTCAAGGCCCGCAGGCCAGATTCAAGCGCTCCATGTCATTTGTGGCACGTGAAAGCATGACACAAGTTTCCATTGATGTCTTTCCAAAATTGTTACATCGGCGCTTCCCGTATGACAAACTCGTGATGTTGCGCTTTGCATACAATTGACACAGGCCTTGTGGTTGGCGGTAGCACAACTAGTACAATTATTTACGATTTCTATTTGACCACTTACTACTAAGACACTGGCTTTATATACCGCTTTATATataacattcgtaatattgactctctttccttattcaaaacccagctcaaaacccacctattcagacttgcctacccgccttaaatctttatttattattttatctgtgttttgctattggtcttggctatacagtgtccttgagtgttgtgaaaggcgcttacaaatgtgatgtattattattattattattattattaccgtagttttcaaacatttacaaaaatattacaaatatttaCAACTATTTTAGTAACAAAAGGTATTTTTATAACACCCAGATGAATAAAGATAATTCAGCAAAGAGCAGGAAGTGCGATTGTTTCCTCCGGTTTCTGCTCCTTTTGAAGTCATCCTAGTACAGATTGCTCTTGAATTTGATTGTGAAAGCGGAGAAGGGATTCTGCTGGTTCTCACTACATGAGCGGATCTATTCTAGGAAGATACAGGGCCGCCGGGCACCCCCAAATCCAAGACAAATCCGATATTGCTGGTTGTCGGACCAAAACGTCCAATGTCACAATTGGGTGAATATTTTTAGACAAATCTATTGTCGAGGTTAATCGTCAAATTTTTGAACAAGCTAAAGTGTCACTCCCTTTTGATGACAGAATGTTGGATGCTTGAACAAATACGGCAATGCTGGAGAAGCGATGATTTTCGACGTACGAGGATTCCGCCTGCCACAAGCAATATCTAAAAACAATATACAATTGTTGGGCATTCTGTACATTTATCCAACACGGATGGACTGAGTTCAGCCTTTTACAATTGCGGGCAATCCTAACTTCACCGTGACACCCCTTGATGTAAATACTCACCCTCCATCCTCTGAGAACTTGTGTGCGAAAGAAATAATGTCAGAGGCGCGGCCGCTGCCGTCGCACACCACCACCGGAATCGGAGGCTCGTCTCGCAGACTCTCCAGGGCGATGGAGATAACGTTGGGACCTCCTTCCACTATCAGACACACGAGTGGGACACCCTGGCCCAGACCTGTAAAGCACCCCAAAAACAGTCACCGCGTTATTTAAACATGAACATTAAGGACAACAGAGTGAGTGGGATCTTGATGTGAGGACACGCGAAATGGCAAAGGAGAGAGCGAGCGAAGTCTGTGGTGACAGCTGAGCATCCCTTTGCTGTCCCTGCCTTATCCGAGCTCCAGGCATAGGATGACAAAGGGAAGCCCATGGGTCACAGAAGACGCTCTGCGTCCGTGAATCCTAGGCATCGTGAAAGATGAAGCCCCCTTGGTAGTCCCcgccacccccacaccctccgtGTGTCTGACATCACTTACGGGTGTTGATCTTCTGCAGCGAAATATGCTTCTCGAGCAGGCGACGCAGTTTGACCTCAGAGCCGTACTTGCCGCAGGTGCCGTTGTCGGTCAGGATGAAGTGCGAGTGGCTGTTATTGAGTACGGCCAGCTTGCTCAGCGGGTTGGCCATCGTCTGGTAGGGTCTGGTCACCTGAAAGGAGAAGATCTCATCACGGAAGGGTCTCCTTTGTTTCCCGGATTTCACCTTTCGGATGCTTACGTCTTTCCCAATAAGATCCTCTTTGTTCTCCAGAATCCCCCAGGGGGCAATTCCTATTGCGCACACTTTCCCTCGTGACTTTGAGGAATGGTCCTTCAAGGCATCTCCCACATGACGGATCACACCTAAGAAACACGCGTTGCTGCTTCCAATAAAGTGGAAAAAGTGC is a window from the Hippocampus zosterae strain Florida chromosome 3, ASM2543408v3, whole genome shotgun sequence genome containing:
- the LOC127597902 gene encoding transient receptor potential cation channel subfamily M member 1-like isoform X2 — encoded protein: MGKGGHGTPKRITLNWSHETGPNKEPAHMLIILAGPHKVNKCHVLWDSVRLRRRQQQQQRQQRYSASSLLRFSRAVPRSRIQSFYAQRLWIERTFLKRECIHIFPTKDIIRCSCGQLTTQHVAIPPGANSLEEAHQLVQIDTPKDKWSVIKHTRTFPTDSFGIIEFQGGGFINKAMYIRVSYDTKPENLLHLMVKEWQLELPTLLISVHGGLQNFDLQPKLKQVFGKGLIKAAVTTGAWIFTGGVNTGVIRHVGDALKDHSSKSRGKVCAIGIAPWGILENKEDLIGKDVTRPYQTMANPLSKLAVLNNSHSHFILTDNGTCGKYGSEVKLRRLLEKHISLQKINTRLGQGVPLVCLIVEGGPNVISIALESLRDEPPIPVVVCDGSGRASDIISFAHKFSEDGGLVNDDVRDQLLVTIQKTFNYSKSQSQQILLMVMECMKKRELITVFRMGSEGQQDIEMAILTALLKGTNASAADQLSLALAWNRVDIARNHIFVYGHNLPPAGAIASTTTALALSQEKQKSPVSAPRNKNRGKKGKGKGKAKPEPPEETDPRKLELIRWVNSLEQAMMDALVLDRVDFVKLLLENGVNIHHFLTIPRLEELYNTKLGPANTLHAVVRDVKKGNLPPDYQITLIDIGLVLEYLMGGAYRSNYTRKAFRNLYNTLYGLKRPKALKLLGMEDDEPRPKGKKKAKKKKEEEVDIDVDDPEVSRFKYPFHELMLWAVLMKRQKMSLFLWQRGEEAMAKALVACKLFKAMAHECSESELVDDISQDLENNSKEFGQLAYELLDQSYKHDEQVAMKLLTYELVNWSNSTCLKLAVAAKQRDFIAHTCSQMLLTDMWMGCLRIGKNPGLKVILGIIFPPLILLLDFRLADDASYATSGAKDEGKDKDDDTKSSKDPNDATSRKGDEEEGSANVRKIPIGKRLFEFYDAPFTKFWFNTICYLGYLMLYNYIILVKMERWPSLQEWTVIAYILTLGSEKVRQILMSEPGKLKQKISVWLEEYWNITDLVAISTFLLGLMLRLQQEPYMGYGRVIYCIDIIFWYIRVLDIFGVNKYLGPYVMMIGKMMIDMMYFVVIMLVVLMSFGVARQAILHPDEEPTWRLARNIFYMPYWMIYGEVFADSIDPPCGEHLYDEDGKKLPPCIPGAWLTPAIMACYLLVANILLVNLLIAVFNNTFFEVKSISNQVWKFQRYQLIMTFHDRPILPPPLIIFSHLYILFSRLFRRCARKKQDGELDEKDRGLKLRLNPEELKNLYEFEEQCVEEYFREKEDEQQSSSDERIKVTSERVENMSMRLEEVNERENTMKASLQTVDLRLAQLEEIHGRMALALEKLAGVDRLELTRTHSRNSSVCDPSSLVRQGSINSADGYSLYRFHMDMEEFATKQKDVEEVAKSSLERQKSQASSTCALNVKEGAQTLEVGSLSRARPGSCVDILISPCEPKQASAGSSSDTLASKEILGSSHLLDRIADKNRLKPSSPPKRTKSLRHYPAEEPAASPLTKRRSMSTITISPPDEPEEPAQKAQLPPAALSSPKRTKSLRCVPAESPSQTSPVTKRRAMSSIIYSPAEVVDDELHAQDYTSFVEQAAKTPNQWPADLEYTLHPSSDGRMPRVSTVRRTIQQFQSTAAAAEVKENDGIDPAGTGSEGTPPELTEEQIKTRVKRNVSDGAQYLTVAEDNFLPSHRSWSWNAKDRKARGAAMSQRASSSERDLVNACEGAPHKMEDDIQEKK
- the LOC127597902 gene encoding transient receptor potential cation channel subfamily M member 1-like isoform X4, whose protein sequence is MDSKGPSGTFKRSSLKRSTSGSQKAQRLWIERTFLKRECIHIFPTKDIIRCSCGQLTTQHVAIPPGANSLEEAHQLVQIDTPKDKWSVIKHTRTFPTDSFGIIEFQGGGFINKAMYIRVSYDTKPENLLHLMVKEWQLELPTLLISVHGGLQNFDLQPKLKQVFGKGLIKAAVTTGAWIFTGGVNTGVIRHVGDALKDHSSKSRGKVCAIGIAPWGILENKEDLIGKDVTRPYQTMANPLSKLAVLNNSHSHFILTDNGTCGKYGSEVKLRRLLEKHISLQKINTRLGQGVPLVCLIVEGGPNVISIALESLRDEPPIPVVVCDGSGRASDIISFAHKFSEDGGLVNDDVRDQLLVTIQKTFNYSKSQSQQILLMVMECMKKRELITVFRMGSEGQQDIEMAILTALLKGTNASAADQLSLALAWNRVDIARNHIFVYGHNLPPAGAIASTTTALALSQEKQKSPVSAPRNKNRGKKGKGKGKAKPEPPEETDPRKLELIRWVNSLEQAMMDALVLDRVDFVKLLLENGVNIHHFLTIPRLEELYNTKLGPANTLHAVVRDVKKGNLPPDYQITLIDIGLVLEYLMGGAYRSNYTRKAFRNLYNTLYGLKRPKALKLLGMEDDEPRPKGKKKAKKKKEEEVDIDVDDPEVSRFKYPFHELMLWAVLMKRQKMSLFLWQRGEEAMAKALVACKLFKAMAHECSESELVDDISQDLENNSKEFGQLAYELLDQSYKHDEQVAMKLLTYELVNWSNSTCLKLAVAAKQRDFIAHTCSQMLLTDMWMGCLRIGKNPGLKVILGIIFPPLILLLDFRLADDASYATSGAKDEGKDKDDDTKSSKDPNDATSRKGDEEEGSANVRKIPIGKRLFEFYDAPFTKFWFNTICYLGYLMLYNYIILVKMERWPSLQEWTVIAYILTLGSEKVRQILMSEPGKLKQKISVWLEEYWNITDLVAISTFLLGLMLRLQQEPYMGYGRVIYCIDIIFWYIRVLDIFGVNKYLGPYVMMIGKMMIDMMYFVVIMLVVLMSFGVARQAILHPDEEPTWRLARNIFYMPYWMIYGEVFADSIDLYAMEINPPCGEHLYDEDGKKLPPCIPGAWLTPAIMACYLLVANILLVNLLIAVFNNTFFEVKSISNQVWKFQRYQLIMTFHDRPILPPPLIIFSHLYILFSRLFRRCARKKQDGELDEKDRGLKLRLNPEELKNLYEFEEQCVEEYFREKEDEQQSSSDERIKVTSERVENMSMRLEEVNERENTMKASLQTVDLRLAQLEEIHGRMALALEKLAGVDRLELTRTHSRNSSVCDPSSLVRQGSINSADGYSLYRFHMDMEEFATKQKDVEEVAKSSLERQKSQASSTCALNVKEGAQTLEVGSLSRARPGSCVDILISPCEPKQASAGSSSDTLASKEILGSSHLLDRIADKNRLKPSSPPKRTKSLRHYPAEEPAASPLTKRRSMSTITISPPDEPEEPAQKAQLPPAALSSPKRTKSLRCVPAESPSQTSPVTKRRAMSSIIYSPAEVVDDELHAQDYTSFVEQAAKTPNQWPADLEYTLHPSSDGRMPRVSTVRRTIQQFQSTAAAAEVKENDGIDPAGTGSEGTPPELTEEQIKTRVKRNVSDGAQYLTVAEDNFLPSHRSWSWNAKDRKARGAAMSQRASSSERDLVNACEGAPHKMEDDIQEKK